Proteins encoded together in one Pongo abelii isolate AG06213 chromosome 8, NHGRI_mPonAbe1-v2.0_pri, whole genome shotgun sequence window:
- the LOC100455182 gene encoding large ribosomal subunit protein uL22-like, producing the protein MGRYSLDLENRTKSCKSRRSNLCVHFKNTHETAQAIKGMHIRKATKYLKDVTLQKQCVPFRRYSGGVGRCAQAKQWGWTQGRWPKKSAEFLLHMLKNAESNAELKGLDVDSLVIEHIQVNKAPKMRCRTYRAHDQINPYMSSPCHIEMILTEKEQIVPKPEEEVAQKKKISQKKLKKQKLMARE; encoded by the coding sequence ATGGGTCGCTATTCACTTGACCTGGAGAACCGCACGAAGTCATGCAAATCAAGACGTTCCAATCTTTGTGTTCACTTTAAGAACACTCATGAAACTGCTCAGGCCATCAAGGGTATGCATATACGAAAAGCCACGAAGTATCTTAAAGACGTCACTTTACAGAAACAGTGCGTACCATTCCGACGTTACAGTGGTGGAGTTGGGAGGTGTGCACAGGCCAAGCAGTGGGGCTGGACACAAGGTCGGTGGCCCAAAAAGAGTGCGGAATTTTTGCTGCACATGCTGAAAAACGCAGAGAGTAATGCTGAACTTAAGGGTTTAGATGTAGATTCTCTGGTCATTGAGCATATCCAAGTGAACAAAGCACCTAAGATGCGCTGCCGGACCTACAGAGCTCATGATCAGATTAACCCATACATGAGCTCTCCCTGCCACATTGAGATGATCCTTACTGAAAAGGAACAGATTGTTCCTAAACCAGAAGAGGAGGTTGCCCAGAAGAAAAAGATATCccagaagaaactgaagaaacaaaaacttatgGCACGGGAGTAA